One Nicotiana sylvestris chromosome 12, ASM39365v2, whole genome shotgun sequence genomic window carries:
- the LOC138883917 gene encoding uncharacterized protein: MKEGETIQEMYTRFTTLTNELKSLRRVILEEDKVEKILTRVFPVTWESKITAIQESKNIATLKLDQLIGNLTAYKLRRQTMKMDAPKKEKSLALRITEGTDLEEDEMAMITKGFKKYLMRGKGSSRGASYNKPRKKERVERRNRKKEHVHSKKNKGPTNAMVAAWGESSDEDSEDEDGDEESLMAIRESDEKSEELLSKEYVMLKAKCKNQELRASESDSKNAELKNQVLELDTTMLELRSENLKLKLGIGKKKNDHTHLTIEKNLGKMKDELYKRDERIRVLKKDLSKVKHELDRTCK; this comes from the exons atgaaggaaggagaaaccattcaagagatgtatacaaggttcaccacactaacaaatgaacttaagtctcttagaagggttattcttgaagaagacaaagttgagaaaattCTGACAAGGGTTTTTCCAgtcacttgggaaagcaaaatcactgctattcaagaatcaaagaacattgccactCTCAAGTTGGACCagctaattggaaatctcactgcctataaacttagaaggcaaaccatgaagatggatgcacccaagaaggaaaagaGCCTGGCTCTCAGAATTACTGAAGGTACTgatctagaggaggatgaaatggctatgatcacgaAGGGTTTCAAGAAGtatctaatgagaggaaagggttcttcaagaggtgcaaGCTACAACAAACCAAGG aagaaggaaagggTTGAACgaagaaataggaagaaggaacatgttcattccaagaagaacaaaggaccAACAAatgctatggttgctgcttggggagaaagctcagatgaggattcagaagatgaagatggagatgaagaATCACTTATGGCCATTAGAGAATCTGATGAAAAATCagag gaaTTGCTATCTAAGGAATATGTAATgttgaaagctaagtgcaaaaatcaAGAACtcagggctagtgaaagtgatagtaaaaatgctgagttgaagaaccaggttcttgaacttgacaccactatgctagagcttagatctgaaaatttaaaattgaaattaggaataggtaaaaagaaaaatgatcacacacatctcaccatAGAAAAAAatctaggaaaaatgaaagatgagttgtacaaaagagatgagcGGATAAGAGTCCTAAAAAAAGATCTAAGCAAGGTTAAGCATGAGTTAGACAGAACTTGTAAATGA